One segment of Brassica napus cultivar Da-Ae chromosome C3, Da-Ae, whole genome shotgun sequence DNA contains the following:
- the LOC106386111 gene encoding phosphatidylinositol transfer protein 3: MFKRRNAHQLDDGSQHDNKVRELRSAIEPLSGQSLVFCSDASLRRYLAARNWNVEKAKKMLEETLKWRSTYKPQEIRWNQVAHEGETGKVSRASFHDRQGRVVLIMRPALQNSTSAEGNIKHLVYLLENAILNLPKGQEQMSWLIDFTGWSMAANVPMKTTREIVYILQNHYPERLGIAFLYNPPRLFQAVYRAVQYFLDPCTAQKVKFVYPKDKTSDELMISHFDVENLPKEFGGEATLEYDHEEFSKQMCEDDVKTAKFWGLEEKQYPKPNGFSPADVVLEPANSLASAAS, translated from the exons ATGTTTAAGAGAAGGAATGCGCACCAACTTGATGATGGTTCTCAGCATGATAACAAG GTTAGAGAATTGAGATCTGCGATAGAGCCGCTCTCTGGACAAAGTTTAGTGTTCTGCTCTGATGCTTCCTTGAGGAGATATTTGGCTGCTCGTAACTGGAATGTGGAGAAAGCCAAAAAAATGCTTGAGGAGACTCTCAAGTGGAGATCAACATACAAACCTCAAGAGATCCGTTGG AATCAAGTAGCACATGAAGGTGAGACCGGTAAAGTTTCAAGAGCTAGTTTTCATGATAGACAAGGCAGAGTAGTACTTATAATGAGACCAGCATTACAG AACTCAACATCAGCAGAAGGTAATATCAAGCATTTGGTATATCTTCTTGAAAATGCAATCCTCAATCTTCCCAAGGGACAAGAACAAATGTCTTGGCTCATTGATTTCACTGGTTGGTCTATGGCTGCTAATGTCCCTATGAAAACAACACGTGAGATTGTCTACATTCTACAGAATCATTACCCTGAGAGACTCGGTATCGCCTTTCTCTACAATCCACCAAGACTCTTCCAAGCAGTCTACAGG GCTGTTCAGTACTTCTTGGACCCATGTACAGCTCAAAAGGTCAAGTTTGTGTACCCTAAAGACAAAACAAGTGATGAACTGATGATATCACACTTTGATGTTGAGAATCTTCCCAAGGAGTTTGGAGGAGAAGCAACACTAGAGTATGATCATGAGGAGTTCTCAAAACAAATGTGTGAAGATGATGTCAAAACAGCAAAGTTCTGGGGACTGGAAGAGAAACAGTATCCTAAACCAAACGGTTTCTCTCCAGCCGATGTTGTTCTTGAGCCAGCCAATTCTCTTGCATCAGCAGCTAGCTga
- the LOC106389809 gene encoding uncharacterized protein LOC106389809 isoform X2, with protein MTLRPSFRSRGNPSKAASASRGSDRNQGGSFLISMKEVLDDGGSKPVVETTPTEVVAQDAAPLPEVQVPEADYQAPKGTSEVEPSRHKRPRTDQGGAPTRSSSSSSRGGTVGWSFTHSKPGSILDDSWGLAAIMRHLKSVGCPLPALKDLTNRDEYLDIAHCMGQLAGAVNRAQLRFENALCAAPNAGELAEVTEMVKAAKADLDQARVRISELEAEVTRLGSKADAQQGEIESQKLDIQVKSRRINDLEAARKIAEHQVRELIASSQDSQKNKEAEVKLAVREGKKEVAEAYGKILVCVKEKFARKKDEVNALVYAQELQANADLLKDMLNNKIQSVEEEYNQLVALLPEATTAYEKAQVSDFSVSKLPLPQISESSVEAAIGGDGNVVDEGVPAGAGDPIQEEKED; from the exons ATGACTCTGCGACCATCATTCCGTTCTAGGGGTAACCCCTCTAAAGCTGCCAGTGCTTCTCGTGGAAGCGACAGGAACCAAGGAGGATCGTTCCTTATCTCAATGAAGGAAGTTTTGGACGACGGAGGATCCAAACCTGTTGTCGAGACTACTCCAACTGAGGTTGTAGCTCAGGATGCTGCTCCTCTCCCTGAGGTCCAGGTGCCGGAGGCTGACTACCAGGCTCCGAAGGGTACCTCTGAGGTCGAGCCGTCGAGACACAAGAGGCCCAGGACCGATCAGGGCGGAGCTCCCACccgttcttcttcctcgtcctctagaGGAGGGACTGTTGGGTGGAGCTTTACCCATTCGAAGCCTGGGTCGATCCTGGACGACTCTTGGGGCCTAGCTGCGATAATGAGGCACCTGAAGAGCGTGGGATGTCCCCTTCCAGCGCTCAAGGACCTGACTAACCGAGATGAGTATCTCGATATTGCCCACTGTATGGGTCAG TTGGCTGGGGCTGTTAACAGGGCCCAGCTCAGGTTTGAGAATGCTCTGTGTGCTGCCCCCAATGCTGGTGAACTTGCTGAGGTTACCGAGATGGTTAAGGCAGCCAAAGCCGATCTTGACCAAGCCCGGGTTCGAATTTCTGAACTCGAAGCCGAAGTGACGAGGCTAGGCTCGAAGGCCGATGCTCAGCAAGGAGAGATCGAGAGTCAAAAGCTCGATATCCAGGTGAAGAGCAGGAGGATCAATGATTTGGAGGCTGCTCGAAAGATAGCTGAGCATCAAGTACGTGAGCTCATTGCCTCATCCCAGGATAGCCAGAAGAACAAGGAAGCTGAAGTCAAGCTGGCTGTCAGGGAAGGGAAGAAAGAAGTCGCCGAAGCTTACGGCAAGATCCTGGTCTGTGTTAAGGAGAAGTTTGCTAGGAAGAAAGATGAGGTCAACGCCTTGGTGTACGCTCAGGAGCTCCAAGCTAATGCCGACCTCTTGAAGGATATGCTGAACAACAAGATCCAAAGCGTTGAAGAGGAGTACAACCAATTGGTGGCCTTATTACCAGAAGCGACAACTGCGTATGAGAAGGCTCAAGTCTCTGACTTCTCGGTCAGCAAGCTTCCTCTTCCCCAGATCTCGGAGAGTTCAG TCGAGGCAGCAATAGGAGGTGATGGCAATGTGGTCGATGAGGGAGTTCCTGCCGGTGCTGGTGATCCGATTcaggaagagaaggaagattga
- the LOC106389809 gene encoding uncharacterized protein LOC106389809 isoform X1 → MTLRPSFRSRGNPSKAASASRGSDRNQGGSFLISMKEVLDDGGSKPVVETTPTEVVAQDAAPLPEVQVPEADYQAPKGTSEVEPSRHKRPRTDQGGAPTRSSSSSSRGGTVGWSFTHSKPGSILDDSWGLAAIMRHLKSVGCPLPALKDLTNRDEYLDIAHCMGQLAGAVNRAQLRFENALCAAPNAGELAEVTEMVKAAKADLDQARVRISELEAEVTRLGSKADAQQGEIESQKLDIQVKSRRINDLEAARKIAEHQVRELIASSQDSQKNKEAEVKLAVREGKKEVAEAYGKILVCVKEKFARKKDEVNALVYAQELQANADLLKDMLNNKIQSVEEEYNQLVALLPEATTAYEKAQVSDFSVSKLPLPQISESSAPVEAAIGGDGNVVDEGVPAGAGDPIQEEKED, encoded by the exons ATGACTCTGCGACCATCATTCCGTTCTAGGGGTAACCCCTCTAAAGCTGCCAGTGCTTCTCGTGGAAGCGACAGGAACCAAGGAGGATCGTTCCTTATCTCAATGAAGGAAGTTTTGGACGACGGAGGATCCAAACCTGTTGTCGAGACTACTCCAACTGAGGTTGTAGCTCAGGATGCTGCTCCTCTCCCTGAGGTCCAGGTGCCGGAGGCTGACTACCAGGCTCCGAAGGGTACCTCTGAGGTCGAGCCGTCGAGACACAAGAGGCCCAGGACCGATCAGGGCGGAGCTCCCACccgttcttcttcctcgtcctctagaGGAGGGACTGTTGGGTGGAGCTTTACCCATTCGAAGCCTGGGTCGATCCTGGACGACTCTTGGGGCCTAGCTGCGATAATGAGGCACCTGAAGAGCGTGGGATGTCCCCTTCCAGCGCTCAAGGACCTGACTAACCGAGATGAGTATCTCGATATTGCCCACTGTATGGGTCAG TTGGCTGGGGCTGTTAACAGGGCCCAGCTCAGGTTTGAGAATGCTCTGTGTGCTGCCCCCAATGCTGGTGAACTTGCTGAGGTTACCGAGATGGTTAAGGCAGCCAAAGCCGATCTTGACCAAGCCCGGGTTCGAATTTCTGAACTCGAAGCCGAAGTGACGAGGCTAGGCTCGAAGGCCGATGCTCAGCAAGGAGAGATCGAGAGTCAAAAGCTCGATATCCAGGTGAAGAGCAGGAGGATCAATGATTTGGAGGCTGCTCGAAAGATAGCTGAGCATCAAGTACGTGAGCTCATTGCCTCATCCCAGGATAGCCAGAAGAACAAGGAAGCTGAAGTCAAGCTGGCTGTCAGGGAAGGGAAGAAAGAAGTCGCCGAAGCTTACGGCAAGATCCTGGTCTGTGTTAAGGAGAAGTTTGCTAGGAAGAAAGATGAGGTCAACGCCTTGGTGTACGCTCAGGAGCTCCAAGCTAATGCCGACCTCTTGAAGGATATGCTGAACAACAAGATCCAAAGCGTTGAAGAGGAGTACAACCAATTGGTGGCCTTATTACCAGAAGCGACAACTGCGTATGAGAAGGCTCAAGTCTCTGACTTCTCGGTCAGCAAGCTTCCTCTTCCCCAGATCTCGGAGAGTTCAG CTCCAGTCGAGGCAGCAATAGGAGGTGATGGCAATGTGGTCGATGAGGGAGTTCCTGCCGGTGCTGGTGATCCGATTcaggaagagaaggaagattga